In uncultured Methanobacterium sp., a genomic segment contains:
- a CDS encoding ATP-dependent helicase translates to MIVRQDKKYSDKDIYKILHPWAREWFQGKFKTFSEAQRQSIVDIHQGKNVLVSSPTGSGKTLTAFLSIISELTRLADQEILEDRVYCLYISPLKALDNDIEKNLEEPLTEIEKIAGHELGIRKAVRTGDTSQYERSKMLKKPPHILITTPESLSILLCAPKFREKLSKVRYVIIDEIHSLAENKRGVHLSLSLERLEHLTGGFVRIGLSATVHPLERMAEFLVGYSYGQPRDCLIVDVNYLKQLDMEVICPVKDIIATEPDETNKAMYRMLHDLIQEHQTTLIFTNTRSGTESVVFNLKKRYPDSYHDQNIMAHHSSLSRELRLEAENKLKEGKLKVVVSSTSLELGIDIGYIDLVVLVSSPKSVSRALQRIGRSGHQLHEKSKGRMMVVDRDDLVECALILKNAIEGKIDEIHIPENCLDVLSQQIYGMAIEQRWDLDEALQLIQGSYPYRELSKEDYHSVLSYLAGEYTRLEDRYVYAKIWVDWDENRMGKRGKLARMLYSTNIGTIPDRSAAVVKCGGEVVGRIEEDFMEKLKKGDSFVLGGRIYRFNYARGMSVNVSPASGPPTIPSWFSEQLPLSFDLAMSIGKFRGILEWEFKKGRSKEEIIEFIHQYLYLDHNAAHSIYQYFREQYLYAVVPNLKTLLVEYYTGFGGRKFVVFHSLFGRRVNDVLSRALAYIIARRYRHDVMISISDNGFYLSSEGKIGALEAFQELTSENLEEYLKEAIDRTETLAGRFRHCAGRSLMILRRYKGQEKSVGRQQVKGKILLKFVKELDPNFPILKEARREVTEDFMDVKNALNVLKMIEDGKMEIKHINTKIPSPFAFNLVSQGYLDVLKYEERIEFIRRMHEAIIKKIDG, encoded by the coding sequence ATGATAGTAAGACAGGATAAAAAATATTCTGATAAGGATATTTATAAAATTTTACATCCCTGGGCAAGGGAATGGTTCCAAGGGAAGTTTAAAACCTTTTCCGAGGCACAACGTCAGTCCATTGTAGATATACACCAGGGAAAAAATGTGCTGGTTTCATCACCCACAGGTTCCGGTAAAACCCTCACTGCATTTTTATCCATAATCAGCGAATTAACACGTCTGGCTGACCAGGAAATCCTGGAAGACAGGGTTTACTGCCTGTACATATCCCCATTAAAGGCACTGGATAATGATATTGAGAAGAACCTGGAAGAACCATTAACTGAGATTGAAAAAATAGCTGGGCACGAGCTTGGTATTCGTAAGGCAGTGCGTACCGGGGACACCAGCCAGTATGAAAGATCCAAGATGCTTAAAAAGCCCCCTCACATCCTCATTACCACCCCCGAATCTCTTTCAATTCTTCTCTGTGCACCCAAGTTCAGGGAAAAACTTTCTAAGGTTCGCTACGTGATTATAGATGAGATACATTCCCTGGCAGAGAACAAACGTGGAGTGCACCTAAGCCTGAGCCTGGAGAGGCTGGAACACCTCACTGGTGGATTTGTACGTATTGGTCTCAGTGCCACTGTACACCCCCTGGAGAGGATGGCAGAATTTTTGGTGGGCTACTCCTATGGCCAGCCACGTGACTGTCTCATTGTGGATGTGAATTACCTTAAACAGCTGGACATGGAAGTCATCTGCCCGGTTAAGGACATTATAGCCACAGAACCTGATGAAACCAACAAGGCCATGTACCGGATGCTCCATGATCTCATCCAGGAACACCAAACCACCCTCATATTCACCAACACCCGCAGTGGTACTGAAAGTGTGGTTTTCAACCTTAAAAAAAGGTACCCTGATAGTTACCATGACCAGAATATCATGGCCCACCATTCCAGTCTCTCCAGGGAGCTGCGACTGGAAGCAGAAAACAAGTTAAAGGAGGGTAAACTGAAGGTTGTGGTCTCATCCACCAGCCTGGAGCTGGGAATAGATATTGGTTACATTGACCTGGTGGTACTGGTTTCCAGCCCCAAATCTGTTTCCAGAGCCCTACAAAGAATAGGTCGAAGTGGCCACCAGTTGCATGAAAAATCTAAAGGTAGGATGATGGTGGTGGACCGTGACGACCTGGTGGAATGTGCTCTCATTCTTAAAAACGCCATAGAAGGGAAAATCGACGAGATACACATCCCTGAAAACTGTCTGGATGTTTTATCCCAGCAAATATATGGTATGGCCATTGAACAGCGATGGGACCTGGATGAAGCACTCCAGCTTATCCAGGGAAGTTACCCCTACCGTGAACTGAGTAAAGAGGATTATCACAGTGTACTGAGCTATCTAGCCGGTGAGTACACCCGATTGGAGGACCGTTACGTCTACGCCAAGATATGGGTGGACTGGGATGAAAACCGCATGGGAAAAAGGGGTAAACTGGCCCGTATGTTATATTCAACCAATATCGGGACCATACCCGACCGCAGTGCTGCAGTGGTGAAATGTGGCGGAGAAGTGGTGGGCCGTATTGAAGAAGACTTCATGGAAAAACTTAAAAAAGGCGATAGTTTCGTATTAGGTGGCAGGATATACCGTTTCAATTATGCCCGTGGAATGAGTGTGAATGTCAGCCCTGCCTCTGGCCCCCCAACCATTCCCTCCTGGTTTTCAGAACAACTACCATTGTCCTTTGATCTGGCAATGTCCATTGGGAAGTTCAGAGGAATACTGGAATGGGAATTTAAAAAGGGCAGAAGTAAAGAGGAAATCATTGAATTCATACACCAGTATCTTTACCTGGATCACAATGCTGCCCACTCCATCTACCAGTACTTCCGGGAGCAGTACCTCTATGCAGTGGTACCGAACCTTAAAACTCTCCTGGTGGAGTATTACACCGGTTTCGGTGGCCGTAAATTTGTGGTGTTCCATTCACTCTTTGGGAGAAGGGTTAACGATGTGTTAAGCCGTGCCCTGGCCTACATTATTGCCCGAAGGTACCGGCACGATGTTATGATATCCATCTCTGATAATGGATTCTACCTTTCCAGTGAGGGTAAGATCGGTGCACTGGAGGCTTTCCAGGAGCTCACATCTGAAAACCTGGAAGAATACCTTAAAGAAGCAATTGACCGTACCGAGACACTGGCTGGAAGATTCAGACACTGTGCTGGACGTTCACTCATGATTCTCCGGCGTTATAAGGGCCAGGAGAAGTCTGTGGGGCGTCAGCAGGTTAAGGGTAAGATTCTCTTAAAGTTCGTGAAGGAACTGGACCCCAACTTCCCCATTCTCAAGGAAGCCAGGAGAGAAGTTACCGAAGACTTCATGGATGTTAAAAATGCCCTGAACGTGTTAAAAATGATTGAAGATGGTAAAATGGAGATAAAACACATAAATACCAAAATACCATCACCATTTGCTTTTAACCTGGTATCCCAGGGATACCTCGATGTTTTAAAGTATGAAGAAAGAATAGAATTCATTAGAAGAATGCATGAAGCCATTATTAAGAAAATAGATGGTTGA
- a CDS encoding PIN domain-containing protein: MIFIDASFFIAASIKKDQWHTRVLEILPEVTKQDKMTSIVVLSEAVTMVGSLAGGKMGARLYNYIIDNHEVKFMDKDLSTQAMNFFLKYDGVLSFADSVSLELMKQDKIDAIASFDSDFDKVRGIMRIH; this comes from the coding sequence TTGATTTTCATAGATGCTTCTTTTTTCATAGCTGCATCCATTAAAAAGGACCAGTGGCATACCCGGGTTCTGGAAATACTTCCGGAAGTTACAAAACAGGATAAAATGACATCTATTGTTGTTCTTTCAGAGGCAGTGACCATGGTTGGGAGTCTGGCCGGGGGTAAGATGGGTGCCCGCCTATACAATTACATAATAGATAATCATGAAGTAAAATTCATGGATAAAGATTTAAGCACACAGGCCATGAATTTTTTCTTAAAATACGATGGAGTCCTTTCTTTTGCCGATTCTGTTTCATTAGAACTCATGAAACAGGATAAAATAGATGCCATTGCTTCGTTTGATTCTGATTTTGATAAAGTTAGGGGAATCATGAGAATACATTAA
- the nikR gene encoding nickel-responsive transcriptional regulator NikR, with the protein MNNKRGRSVMRISMSLPKKLLNEFDEVLKDRGYNSRSKGIRDALKDYIVRYQWMKDIEGDRIGIVAVIYNHQYTGVLEDLTDIQHEFRDYINATMHIHMTGKNCLEVIVVKGEAQEIRNLTEKIMRLKGVEHVKLTTAAGGEQ; encoded by the coding sequence TTGAATAATAAAAGGGGGAGATCAGTGATGAGAATAAGCATGTCCTTACCGAAGAAATTGTTAAACGAGTTCGACGAAGTTTTAAAAGATAGGGGCTATAATTCCAGATCTAAAGGAATTAGAGATGCCCTGAAGGACTACATCGTACGATACCAGTGGATGAAGGACATAGAAGGGGATAGGATAGGTATAGTGGCTGTTATCTATAACCACCAGTATACGGGAGTACTGGAAGATTTGACTGATATTCAACATGAATTCAGGGACTACATAAACGCCACCATGCACATCCACATGACTGGGAAAAACTGTCTGGAAGTAATAGTGGTTAAAGGAGAAGCCCAGGAAATCAGGAACCTGACAGAAAAGATAATGAGACTAAAAGGCGTGGAACACGTGAAACTAACCACTGCTGCTGGTGGAGAACAATAA
- a CDS encoding metallophosphoesterase, translating to MVDDIIFDARILDLALEVEDHLIISDLHLGYEEALNYQGVMIPKFQYPKIIKRMEEIHSRSDCANIIINGDLKHEFGKINRQEWKETLKFIDYLKERFQKIILIKGNHDPLTPIIAEKTGLEVYPYYSTGNFLVMHGDKIPGKWDEITEQKIIIGHEHPSVGIRSGERMEKVKCFLAGDFRDKKIIVMPSFNFITEGSDVLHEKPLSPFLKEINQNNLEVFGVENFESFYFGKISHLLNVQKEPYPYDSHFIEF from the coding sequence ATGGTTGATGACATTATTTTTGATGCCAGGATTCTGGATCTGGCCCTGGAAGTTGAGGATCACCTTATAATATCCGATCTTCACCTTGGATACGAAGAAGCATTGAACTACCAGGGTGTTATGATACCCAAGTTCCAGTACCCCAAGATCATTAAGAGAATGGAAGAAATTCATTCCCGTAGTGATTGTGCTAACATCATCATTAACGGTGACCTTAAACACGAATTTGGTAAAATAAATCGCCAGGAGTGGAAAGAAACCCTGAAATTCATTGATTACCTTAAGGAACGTTTCCAGAAAATCATCCTGATCAAGGGTAACCATGACCCCCTGACACCAATAATAGCTGAAAAAACAGGTTTAGAAGTTTACCCCTATTATTCAACCGGTAATTTCTTAGTAATGCATGGTGATAAAATCCCAGGAAAATGGGATGAAATCACCGAACAAAAGATCATAATTGGACATGAACATCCCTCAGTTGGAATTAGAAGTGGTGAAAGAATGGAGAAGGTTAAATGTTTCCTTGCCGGAGATTTTCGGGATAAAAAAATAATTGTGATGCCCTCATTTAACTTCATCACTGAAGGTTCAGATGTTCTTCATGAAAAACCACTGTCACCATTTTTAAAAGAAATTAACCAGAATAATCTGGAGGTTTTTGGGGTTGAAAACTTTGAATCATTCTACTTTGGTAAAATAAGTCATCTTTTGAATGTTCAAAAGGAACCATATCCCTATGATTCCCATTTTATAGAATTTTAA
- the cas4 gene encoding CRISPR-associated protein Cas4: MLSKTEKHLQIMGTQINYYFICKTKLWFFSHHIQMEQESDLVSMGKQLHQGTYQKEKRDYTIDNLISIDFIKKGDMLEVHEVKKSKKMEKAHEYQLLYYLYYLNVVKGVENVVGMINYPKMRKKITLKWDGSREAEIRELTEKVALLVDGDMPKPVKSPTCRNCAYYELCWV, translated from the coding sequence ATGTTATCCAAAACTGAAAAACACCTGCAGATCATGGGAACTCAGATTAACTACTACTTCATATGCAAAACAAAGTTATGGTTCTTTTCTCACCATATTCAGATGGAACAGGAATCAGATCTGGTCTCAATGGGGAAACAACTCCACCAGGGCACTTACCAGAAAGAAAAAAGAGATTACACAATTGACAACCTCATCAGCATTGATTTCATCAAAAAAGGTGACATGCTGGAGGTTCATGAGGTTAAAAAGAGTAAAAAAATGGAGAAAGCCCATGAATACCAGCTTTTATACTACCTTTATTATCTGAATGTGGTTAAAGGGGTGGAAAATGTGGTGGGGATGATAAATTATCCTAAAATGAGGAAAAAGATTACCCTAAAATGGGATGGATCTCGTGAAGCAGAAATCAGGGAATTAACAGAAAAGGTAGCTCTTCTGGTTGATGGTGATATGCCTAAACCAGTAAAATCTCCCACTTGCCGGAACTGTGCTTATTATGAGCTTTGCTGGGTTTAG
- the cas2 gene encoding CRISPR-associated endonuclease Cas2 — MYVIIVYDIQVERVNKVKGFLRTQLNWIQNSVFEGEVTPSELAYIKSGLKKIMNKNKDSVIIYTLRTEKALKRDVMGIEKAPIDGIL; from the coding sequence ATGTACGTTATTATTGTTTATGATATTCAAGTGGAAAGGGTGAATAAAGTCAAAGGATTCCTCCGCACACAGCTAAACTGGATACAAAACTCGGTATTTGAAGGGGAGGTCACCCCCAGTGAACTTGCATACATAAAAAGCGGTTTAAAAAAGATTATGAATAAAAATAAGGATTCAGTGATAATTTACACACTCAGAACAGAAAAAGCATTGAAAAGAGACGTGATGGGTATTGAAAAAGCACCCATTGATGGAATACTATAA
- a CDS encoding molybdopterin-dependent oxidoreductase produces MIKYIAVGAIVIIMLLAIVISLDLLPPSTIPLDSVEVTNYQGQQLSSVNDFHENSIKGPQYVNITSYQLEVDGLVANPQNYTYDQVKDFQSYQKVVKLDCVEGWSVNILWQGVLVKDILNDVKPLPQANTVIFYAVDGYSTSFPLEYLQNNQILMAYKMNNATLPPQRGFPFQMVAESKWGYKWIKWINRIELSDNPNYQGYWESRGYSTTGNLNESFLK; encoded by the coding sequence ATGATAAAATACATTGCCGTGGGCGCAATCGTTATTATCATGTTACTGGCCATTGTAATTAGTCTAGACTTATTGCCACCCAGTACAATACCCCTTGACTCTGTGGAAGTTACCAATTATCAGGGACAGCAACTATCATCGGTTAACGACTTCCATGAAAACTCCATTAAAGGACCCCAGTACGTGAATATTACCAGTTACCAACTGGAGGTAGATGGACTGGTAGCCAACCCCCAAAATTATACCTACGACCAGGTTAAGGATTTCCAGAGTTACCAGAAAGTGGTTAAACTGGACTGTGTGGAAGGATGGAGTGTGAATATACTCTGGCAGGGAGTTCTGGTAAAGGATATCCTTAATGATGTGAAACCATTACCCCAAGCTAACACCGTAATCTTCTATGCAGTTGATGGTTATTCCACCTCTTTTCCACTGGAATACCTTCAGAATAACCAGATATTAATGGCGTATAAAATGAACAATGCCACTTTACCTCCACAGAGAGGATTCCCATTTCAGATGGTGGCAGAGAGTAAATGGGGATACAAGTGGATAAAATGGATTAACCGTATTGAACTATCTGATAATCCTAATTACCAGGGTTACTGGGAAAGCAGAGGATATTCCACAACCGGTAACCTCAATGAAAGCTTTTTAAAATGA
- a CDS encoding ATP phosphoribosyltransferase: MEKIILGLPKGSLNNVNRGNTYQLFVDAGYEVRGYEPGKEENEITILNDPEIKGFLTRPQSAPVELNRQILDIAIIGEDWAREESVNVEGKLIRKVGDLDYGQTRLIVAVPNEDPYESLSDFFRANKDRKNPILCFTEYPNLTRQFFMENEGYQELFGESKPLVQVRGLWDGDNEMVQIINSDGATEVYIAKGADLIVDNTQTGSSLRKAGLKILETIMESSAGLYAGPSCTQEKAEKAKIIFEQLFGAINARRYFDVKFNIANQRVDDVKNFLLSNEYCSDEPTVVAGSSFSQVNVLIPKNKFPEMLKGIKTFGASAIVRENVKQYVQ, translated from the coding sequence ATGGAAAAAATAATACTCGGACTTCCTAAAGGAAGTTTAAATAATGTTAACAGGGGAAACACATACCAATTATTTGTTGATGCAGGTTATGAGGTTCGCGGATACGAACCAGGTAAGGAAGAAAATGAAATTACCATATTAAATGACCCGGAAATAAAAGGATTCTTAACCAGACCCCAAAGTGCCCCGGTAGAGCTTAACCGGCAAATCTTAGACATAGCTATAATAGGAGAAGATTGGGCCAGAGAAGAATCAGTGAATGTGGAAGGAAAACTCATAAGGAAAGTGGGTGATCTGGATTACGGTCAAACCAGACTGATAGTAGCAGTACCCAATGAAGACCCCTATGAATCTCTTTCAGACTTCTTCCGGGCCAATAAAGATAGGAAAAATCCCATACTATGCTTCACAGAATACCCCAACCTCACCCGACAGTTCTTCATGGAAAATGAGGGCTACCAGGAATTATTCGGTGAAAGTAAACCATTAGTTCAGGTACGTGGTCTGTGGGATGGGGACAATGAAATGGTCCAGATCATAAACTCAGACGGTGCCACCGAAGTTTACATAGCTAAGGGAGCAGATCTGATAGTGGACAACACTCAAACTGGAAGCAGCCTCCGAAAAGCAGGATTGAAGATCTTAGAAACCATAATGGAGTCCAGTGCAGGATTATACGCTGGTCCCAGCTGCACACAGGAGAAGGCAGAAAAAGCAAAAATAATATTTGAACAGTTATTCGGGGCAATCAACGCTCGAAGATACTTTGATGTGAAATTCAACATTGCCAACCAGAGGGTGGATGATGTGAAAAACTTCCTCCTCTCCAATGAATACTGTTCTGATGAGCCTACAGTAGTGGCTGGAAGCAGCTTCTCCCAGGTCAATGTTTTAATTCCGAAAAATAAATTCCCAGAAATGTTAAAAGGAATAAAAACCTTCGGAGCTTCGGCTATAGTCAGGGAAAATGTTAAGCAGTATGTTCAGTAA
- the cas1b gene encoding type I-B CRISPR-associated endonuclease Cas1b, whose product MKRNYYIMSDGILKRKENTVYFVNKEGKKPLPINKIYSIYAYGSLTFSSQVVHLLAKEGIPIHFFNYYGFYDGSFYPRETLLSGDLLIKQAEHYLDHEKRMVIAKKFVEGAAQNMGKVLSYYRIENTIGDTMGDLAGCGAITEVMNVEGRMRSAYYTHMDEILPDGFKMEGRSRRPPENMVNALISFGNSLLYSTVLSEIYNTQLNPTISYLHEPSERRYSLALDLSEIFKPILVDRLIFYLVNKRMLNEGDFEQDINYCLLNDKGRKIFIKEYDERLKKTIKHRELNRKVSYRRLIRLEAYKLIKHLLDSKEYKPFVMWW is encoded by the coding sequence ATGAAAAGAAATTACTATATAATGTCTGATGGAATTCTAAAAAGAAAAGAAAACACAGTTTATTTTGTAAACAAAGAGGGTAAAAAGCCCCTACCCATAAATAAAATATATTCAATCTATGCTTATGGATCATTAACCTTTTCTTCTCAGGTAGTGCACCTTCTGGCCAAGGAAGGGATACCAATCCATTTCTTCAATTATTATGGTTTCTACGATGGTAGTTTTTATCCCCGGGAAACCCTTTTATCTGGAGATCTTCTGATTAAACAGGCAGAACATTACCTTGACCATGAAAAACGGATGGTAATTGCTAAAAAGTTTGTGGAAGGTGCAGCACAGAATATGGGGAAAGTACTCTCATATTACCGTATAGAAAACACCATTGGGGATACAATGGGAGATCTAGCTGGTTGTGGCGCCATCACCGAAGTGATGAATGTGGAGGGGAGAATGCGTTCTGCTTACTACACTCACATGGATGAAATCTTACCAGATGGCTTTAAAATGGAAGGACGCAGTCGCAGGCCTCCAGAAAACATGGTCAATGCCCTCATAAGTTTTGGGAATTCTCTTCTTTACTCCACTGTCTTAAGTGAGATCTATAACACCCAGCTCAACCCCACTATTTCCTACCTGCATGAGCCATCTGAACGTCGTTACTCACTGGCACTGGATTTGAGTGAAATATTCAAACCCATCCTGGTGGACCGTTTGATCTTCTACCTGGTGAATAAAAGAATGTTGAATGAGGGCGATTTTGAACAGGACATTAATTACTGCCTACTTAATGATAAAGGACGTAAAATATTCATTAAAGAGTATGATGAACGCCTGAAAAAGACTATTAAGCACCGTGAACTCAACCGAAAAGTTTCCTACCGGAGATTAATACGTTTAGAAGCCTATAAACTTATAAAACATTTACTGGATTCTAAAGAATACAAACCATTTGTGATGTGGTGGTAA
- a CDS encoding zinc-ribbon domain-containing protein gives MKNLRCPKCGVEYPENSDRCRYCGYPKNPTSEIKGENGKRTVIKSSIDQPGTKNSYFLSKLIGFIGIVFFLPLAIASGLYLITRKEKEAKFWGLAFLVIGGIFWAIGVVMLYTMGYDKFIATYNLTNYSTTLTNMGFKF, from the coding sequence GTGAAAAATTTGCGATGTCCAAAGTGTGGAGTAGAATATCCTGAAAATTCAGACCGCTGCAGGTATTGCGGTTATCCTAAAAACCCAACCTCCGAGATCAAGGGAGAAAATGGGAAAAGAACCGTAATTAAAAGTAGTATAGATCAACCGGGTACTAAAAATTCGTACTTTTTATCAAAACTCATTGGATTTATTGGTATAGTATTTTTCCTCCCATTAGCCATAGCTTCTGGATTATACCTAATAACCCGGAAAGAAAAAGAGGCTAAATTCTGGGGACTTGCATTCCTGGTAATTGGAGGAATCTTCTGGGCTATTGGAGTAGTAATGCTTTACACCATGGGCTATGATAAATTCATAGCAACCTACAACTTAACCAATTATTCAACTACTTTGACCAATATGGGGTTTAAATTTTAA
- a CDS encoding glutamine synthetase, translated as MKENNISNSKPCFIRVLWCDNANIIRAKAVRVDEIKDQEVSVGISRAQQGVPVMYDGVVAGCGLDPVGEINLKGDMSTLTPIPYAPGHARVMGDMFHEGKVWDNCPRGFLKKMITAIQEEGLNVKAAFENEFYLLKPDDEKRDNKNGRNNKKNINGVSIKPSEFTSFASTYSMDLNQHIISDIVEALIAQNIVVQQYYPESGPGQHEITIMYSDALSAADNQIVYRETVKAIASKHGLKASFIPKIFPDTAGNGCHLHLSLWQDDENILHDSKADYGLSEVGEQFIAGILYHLPSLAAITTPIPRSYRRIRPQMWSGAFQVWGFNNREAAIRVIREDDGRILHFEVKTVDASANPYLALGVVISAGLDGIRKKMELPHPIQKDPANLSAAEMEEMGVKLLPSSLKEALANLKKDKVILDALGEGLSRSYLAVKSAEYEALGKLSSEREVDLLLEKY; from the coding sequence ATGAAGGAAAATAATATATCAAACTCCAAACCCTGTTTTATAAGAGTATTATGGTGTGATAATGCCAATATCATCCGGGCAAAAGCAGTTCGTGTGGACGAAATTAAGGATCAGGAAGTCTCAGTGGGTATCTCACGTGCTCAGCAGGGGGTTCCAGTGATGTACGATGGAGTGGTAGCAGGATGCGGCCTGGATCCAGTGGGTGAAATAAATTTAAAGGGAGATATGTCAACTTTAACACCAATACCCTATGCTCCAGGTCATGCTCGGGTTATGGGTGATATGTTTCATGAGGGAAAGGTCTGGGATAACTGTCCCCGTGGATTTTTAAAAAAAATGATCACCGCCATTCAGGAAGAAGGTTTAAATGTTAAAGCAGCTTTTGAAAATGAATTTTACCTCCTAAAACCTGATGATGAAAAGAGGGATAATAAGAATGGTAGAAATAATAAAAAGAACATTAATGGTGTATCAATCAAACCATCCGAGTTTACTTCCTTTGCATCCACCTACTCAATGGATTTAAACCAACACATCATCAGCGATATAGTTGAAGCATTAATTGCCCAGAACATCGTCGTCCAGCAGTATTATCCTGAGTCTGGTCCGGGCCAGCACGAAATAACTATCATGTATTCTGATGCGCTGAGTGCAGCTGATAATCAGATTGTTTATCGGGAGACAGTGAAGGCCATTGCATCAAAACACGGCCTTAAAGCATCTTTTATTCCCAAAATTTTCCCAGATACTGCGGGTAATGGCTGCCATCTTCATCTTAGCCTGTGGCAGGATGATGAGAATATTTTACATGACTCTAAAGCTGACTATGGTCTTAGTGAAGTTGGGGAACAATTCATAGCCGGAATACTGTATCATTTGCCTTCACTTGCTGCCATAACCACCCCCATCCCTAGATCTTACCGCAGGATAAGACCCCAGATGTGGAGTGGAGCATTTCAGGTATGGGGTTTTAACAACCGTGAGGCAGCTATAAGAGTAATCCGTGAAGATGATGGTAGGATACTGCACTTTGAAGTTAAAACTGTGGATGCATCAGCTAATCCTTACCTAGCTTTAGGAGTGGTGATTAGTGCAGGACTTGATGGTATCCGTAAAAAGATGGAACTTCCACATCCAATCCAAAAAGACCCTGCCAATTTATCAGCGGCAGAAATGGAGGAAATGGGAGTTAAACTGCTTCCCAGTAGTCTGAAAGAAGCCCTTGCTAATCTTAAAAAGGATAAAGTTATTTTAGATGCTTTGGGAGAGGGTCTTTCCAGATCTTACCTGGCAGTCAAAAGTGCAGAATACGAAGCTCTGGGAAAGTTATCCTCTGAAAGGGAAGTGGATTTACTCCTTGAGAAATACTAA